In a genomic window of Trachemys scripta elegans isolate TJP31775 chromosome 12, CAS_Tse_1.0, whole genome shotgun sequence:
- the TGM2 gene encoding protein-glutamine gamma-glutamyltransferase 2, whose protein sequence is MAEDLVMESCNLECESNNQNHMTADMGSQQLVVRRGQSFTITLRFAGRGYEEGVDRLTLNVETGPCPIESSGTKSHFPVSDALQESAWSAVVNHQDGTSLSLLIYAPPDARIGRYTLTLEASSGYQGTSFRLGEFILLFNPWCPDDSVFLEYEDQRCEYVLTQQGLIYQGSLKFIVPIAWNFGQFEDEIVDICLQLLDTNPKFLRDQNRDCSRRNNPVYIGRVVSAMVNCNDDQGVLAGRWDNKYEDGVSPMSWIGSVDILRRWRKYGCQPVRYGQCWVFAAVACTVLRCLGIPTRVVTNYNSAHDTNSNLVIDHYLDEMGNLQKTSKDMIWNYHCWVESWMTRPDLPPGYDGWQALDPTPQEKSEGAYCCGPAPVKAIKEGELRLKKYDIPFVFAEVNADMVYWVLQKDGSRKKTIHSSIVGKNMSTKSVGKDAREDITHNYKYPEGSDQEREVFAKAELQKSDLTEEEKGVSIKIKVSEGMNNGCDFDVFAVLSNNTETERLCRLMFCARTASYSGVMGPECGMKDLLNVVLLPHAEKTVPLRILYEKYGRCLTQDNMIKLVALLSEYQTGDIVLGVRDIYIKNPDIKIRVLGEPMQQRKLVAELTLPNPLSTPLCGCVFTLEGAGLTEGLKTQELASPVEPGQEAKVRVDLTPQLSGLHKLVVNFESDKLKGVKGYRNVIVAPLPK, encoded by the exons GGCCATGCCCCATCGAGTCGTCGGGAACCAAGTCCCATTTCCCCGTCTCCGATGCCCTCCAGGAGTCAGCATGGAGCGCGGTCGTGAACCATCAGGATGGAACCTCTCTCTCCTTGTTGATTTACGCCCCTCCTGATGCCCGGATCGGCCGCTATACCCTGACCCTGGAGGCCTCTTCGGGGTACCAAGGCACTAGCTTCAGGCTCGGAGAGTTCATCTTGCTCTTTAACCCTTGGTGTCCAG atGACTCTGTCTTTCTCGAGTATGAAGACCAGCGGTGTGAGTACGTGCTGACGCAGCAGGGCCTCATCTACCAGGGATCTCTGAAGTTCATTGTCCCTATTGCCTGGAATTTCGGACAG TTCGAAGATGAAATTGTGGACATCTGCCTTCAGCTGCTGGATACAAACCCCAAATTCCTTCGAGACCAAAACCGAGACTGCTCCCGCCGCAATAACCCCGTTTACATTGGCCGGGTCGTGAGCGCCATG GTGAATTGCAATGATGATCAGGGGGTGCTTGCAGGGCGCTGGGACAATAAGTACGAGGATGGGGTGAGCCCCATGTCCTGGATAGGGAGCGTGGACATtctcagaaggtggaggaagtacgGATGCCAGCCAGTCCGATATGGCCAGTGCTGGGTCTTTGCGGCAGTGGCATGTACAG TCCTGAGATGTTTGGGAATACCCACCCGCGTGGTGACCAATTATAACTCCGCCCACGATACCAACAGCAACTTGGTCATTGACCATTACCTAGACGAAATGGGAAACCTGCAGAAGACATCCAAAGACATGATATG GAATTACCATTGCTGGGTGGAGTCCTGGATGACCCGGCCTGACCTGCCCCCCGGCTATGATGGATGGCAGGCTTTGGATCCAACTCCTCAGGAGAAGAGCGAAG GGGCATACTGCTGCGGGCCAGCTCCAGTCAAAGCCATCAAGGAAGGTGAACTGAGGCTGAAAAAATACGACATCCCGTTTGTCTTTGCGGAGGTCAACGCGGACATGGTTTATTGGGTGCTGCAGAAGGATGGCTCCAGAAAGAAGACCATCCACTCTTCTATCGTAGGAAAGAACATGAGCACAAAAAGCGTGGGCAAAGACGCCAGAGAAGACATTACCCACAACTACAAGTATCCCGAGG GATCCGACCAAGAAAGGGAAGTGTTTGCAAAAGCAGAACTCCAGAAAAGTGACCTGACTGAGGAGGAGAAGGGCGTGAGCATCAAGATCAAGGTGTCCGAGGGCATGAACAATGGCTGCGATTTTGACGTCTTCGCGGTCCTCAGCAACAACACCGAGACCGAACGGCTGTGCAGGCTCATGTTCTGTGCCCGAACTGCCAGTTACAGTGGAGTCATGGGCCCTGAGTGTGGGATGAAGGATCTTCTGAATGTCGTTCTCCTACCCCATGCAG AAAAGACGGTGCCCCTGCGTATTCTGTATGAGAAGTACGGCAGATGCCTGACCCAAGACAACATGATCAAGCTGGTGGCCCTCCTGTCTGAGTACCAGACGGGAGATATCGTCCTGGGGGTCCGAGACATCTACATAAAGAACCCGGACATTAAGATTAGG GTTTTAGGGGAGCCAATGCAGCAGCGGAAGCTGGTGGCAGAGCTCACCCTGCCTAACCCCCTCTCGACCCCTCTGTGCGGCTGCGTGTTCACCCTGGAGGGGGCTGGTCTGACCGAAGGACTGAAGACCCAGGAGCT TGCCAGCCCCGTTGAGCCGGGGCAGGAGGCGAAGGTCAGGGTGGACTTGACCCCCCAGCTGTCCGGCCTGCACAAGCTCGTGGTGAATTTCGAGAGCGACAAGCTGAAGGGAGTGAAGGGCTATCGCAACGTGATCGTTGCCCCGCTGCCCAAATGA